From Bacteroidales bacterium, a single genomic window includes:
- a CDS encoding type II toxin-antitoxin system PemK/MazF family toxin — translation MKQREIWISDLNPVKGSEQKGTRPVVIISGNAMNDHLGICIACPLSSVIKNYAGCLVLTRDEINGLQQDSEIITFQVMTITWERLMRKMGVITVEQLDIVIKGLNEILKY, via the coding sequence ATGAAACAGAGGGAAATATGGATCTCGGACCTGAATCCGGTGAAAGGAAGTGAACAAAAGGGAACCCGGCCGGTCGTCATCATCAGCGGGAATGCCATGAATGATCATCTCGGTATCTGCATTGCCTGCCCGTTGAGCTCTGTCATTAAGAACTATGCGGGTTGCCTGGTGCTTACAAGGGATGAAATCAATGGACTTCAGCAGGACTCCGAAATCATTACCTTCCAGGTCATGACCATCACCTGGGAGCGACTGATGCGGAAAATGGGAGTGATCACCGTGGAACAGCTGGATATTGTGATAAAAGGGCTGAACGAGATCCTGAAATATTGA
- a CDS encoding type II toxin-antitoxin system HicB family antitoxin → MKPDQPNDTLTYKILLRKEPEGSYTVSVPALPGCITYGETIDEAIEMAREAITLYVSDLKEKSASKNIAM, encoded by the coding sequence ATGAAACCAGACCAACCTAATGACACCTTGACCTATAAGATCTTGCTTCGCAAGGAACCTGAGGGGAGCTATACGGTTTCTGTTCCTGCCCTTCCCGGGTGCATTACTTATGGTGAAACCATTGATGAAGCCATTGAAATGGCGCGTGAGGCCATCACACTGTACGTTTCAGACCTGAAGGAAAAATCTGCATCGAAAAATATAGCGATGTAG
- a CDS encoding four helix bundle protein, with product MRKELEKRLVLYAISIAKICADLKPCYLSTHLSGQILRSSSSAALNYGEAQAAESKRDFIHKISLVLKELRETDINLQLLDGTDLIGDYTKLPGVLDESRQLISIFYRMVQTAKRCNDVEDVTI from the coding sequence ATGCGAAAGGAATTGGAAAAGAGATTGGTCCTATATGCAATCTCAATTGCTAAAATTTGCGCAGATTTAAAGCCCTGCTATTTGAGTACGCATTTGTCTGGTCAGATATTGAGATCTTCCAGCAGTGCCGCATTGAATTATGGCGAAGCACAAGCCGCAGAATCAAAACGGGATTTTATACACAAAATTAGCCTTGTTCTCAAAGAGTTGCGCGAAACAGATATTAATCTACAGCTTTTAGATGGGACTGATTTGATAGGTGATTACACAAAACTGCCCGGAGTTTTGGATGAGAGTCGCCAATTGATTTCTATATTTTACCGAATGGTGCAGACAGCGAAGAGATGTAACGATGTAGAAGATGTAACGATATAG